A single region of the Schizosaccharomyces osmophilus chromosome 3, complete sequence genome encodes:
- the ham1 gene encoding nucleoside triphosphatase Ham1, with product MPAPRSILFVTGNKHKLADVTSILGSEFEIKNHSYDLPEIQGSLQDIVTEKCKAAAEIVQGPVLTEDTWLSYNAMNDLPGPYIKWFLNSIGCDGLYHMLDGFSTKEAKAGCTFGYTEGPGKPIHMFDGILHGEVVAPRGDKGFGWNAIFQPNGHEKTYAEMDDDERNACSHRFLAAMKLRDFLQSQF from the exons ATGCCTG CTCCAAGAtctattttgtttgtaacTGGAAACAAACACAAGCTTGCTGATGTTACCAGCATTCTTGGCAGCGAGtttgaaatcaaaaatcaCAGTTATGATT TGCCTGAAATACAGGGAAGTCTCCAAGATATAGTTACAGAAAAGTGCAAGGCTGCTGCTGAAATC GTTCAAGGTCCTGTATTGACAGAAGATACATGGCTTTCTTACAACGCTATGAACGACCTTCCTGGGCCTTATAT TAAATGGTTTTTGAACAGCATTGGCTGTGATG GCCTGTATCATATGTTGGATGGCTTTTCTACCAAAGAAGCCAAAGCTGGCTGTACCTTTGGCTATACCGAAGGACCCGGAAAGCCTATCCACATGTTTGATGGTATCTTACACGGTGAAGTTGTCGCTCCTCGAGGTGATAAGGGTTTTGGTTGGAATGCGATTTTCCAG CCCAATGGTCATGAAAAGACTTATGCAGAGATGGATGACGATGAAAGAAATGCCTGTAGCCATCGTTTCCTTGCTGCTATGAAGCTCCGTGACTTCTTACAGTCCCAGTTCTAA
- a CDS encoding Schizosaccharomyces specific protein yields the protein MSNENEHLGNENQFLSPGKQVPPRGASRRLNRRLSVAQEDQGRLNRDFNSLTPEVDFNQEKWEDETTRPKADSPFNFGQSTNDKGSDATTDLNF from the coding sequence ATGTCAAACGAAAACGAACACCTAGGAAACGAGAACCAGTTCCTTAGTCCTGGGAAGCAAGTACCTCCTCGAGGAGCATCCAGGAGATTGAATCGTCGATTGTCAGTAGCGCAAGAGGATCAAGGACGTTTAAATAGAGATTTTAACAGTTTGACTCCTGAAGTGGATTTTAATCAGGAGAAATGGGAAGATGAAACTACACGTCCTAAAGCTGATTCTCCATTTAATTTTGGTCAATCTACTAATGATAAAGGGAGCGATGCAACGACAGACCTCAATTTTTGA
- the ade5 gene encoding phosphoribosylglycinamide formyltransferase, with protein sequence MVASLVVLISGSGSNLQSIIDATQNGILKGEAIVSHVLSNRKNAYGLERASKVGIPTSVHPLLPYKKEYGNDLGRNKYDTDLAERIIALKPSLVVCAGWMHILSPEVLGPLERRNIGIINLHPALPGAFNGIHAIERAFEAAQQGKITKTGAMVHWVVTEVDGGKPILIQEIPIESSDTVETLEDKIHGVEHKILVEAIHNIISTTSDT encoded by the coding sequence ATGGTTGCATCCTTAGTTGTATTAATTTCTGGTTCAGGATCGAATCTTCAGTCAATAATTGATGCTACACAAAATGGAATTTTAAAAGGAGAAGCTATTGTCAGTCATGTGCTGTCTAATCGCAAAAATGCGTATGGACTAGAACGGGCATCAAAAGTCGGAATTCCAACGTCAGTGCATCCTTTACTTCcttataaaaaagaatacgGGAATGATCTTGGTCGGAATAAGTACGACACGGATTTGGCAGAGAGAATTATCGCTTTGAAGCCTTCATTGGTTGTCTGTGCAGGTTGGATGCACATTTTGTCTCCCGAGGTTCTAGGCCCATTAGAAAGACGAAACATTGGAATCATAAATCTTCATCCTGCTCTTCCTGGTGCCTTTAACGGGATCCATGCGATTGAGCGAGCTTTCGAAGCTGCCcaacaaggaaaaataacaaaaacagGGGCTATGGTACACTGGGTCGTTACGGAGGTAGATGGAGGAAAACCCATTTTGATTCAGGAAATTCCTATAGAATCTTCAGACACCGTTGAAACCCTAGAAGACAAGATTCACGGTGTGGAACATAAAATTCTCGTTGAAGCCATCCATAATATCATTTCTACGACTAGCGATACCTAA
- the puf6 gene encoding pumilio family RNA-binding protein Puf6 yields MAIGKRKANTGLKNGNKTDNKRSKPADSVELKVKSKKQAVASPEESPSESGSPISSDSEIDEDNNVAEESEGEGGDEFTGFEDEDELDNEEEDGEEKSEESKKKSKDAHANQKKLQKDRKASKPFADVSTKAKTLWDKLRQKGSIKADERKTLVSELFDMIKSNVKQIVFKHDMSRVIQTCVKYGSKQQREIIASELSGSFVELCKSPYGKYLAVKLFKYGTPKMKEGALGELYGHVTKLIRHREAAYVVEDIFREYTNLQQQTALICEFYGPEFQVFKERTQDMHIDKILQEHPEKRASVMNNLWKTIEGSIAKGSIGFTMVHRAMLEFIQHASSNEAKDLLLATKEQIYEFVHTRDGSQVAMKLFAIANAKDRKAMLKVLRPYFVETAKDSYGHLVLVTALDCTDDTIMTGKLLQAEFENELIKLSVHKFSRRVLLYVLVGWEDARYFSKENRTMLASLEPLKAATSKKDPAVRRNELKAAIGPMLLNVISNAAGELLAESLSSQVVVDTLLTVPGDKESAVNAVLRAFEGNPADETHLVHQIHCSRALKTLVQNGHWNGTEKRVVKSEEELGVAEGLKDVISEHLVEWATGDGAFVVLAVLETLDEKERKKFLDQLKKHQKTLKKSEFRGTQKLLEML; encoded by the coding sequence atGGCTAttggaaagagaaaagcaaataccggattgaaaaatggaaataaaaCAGATAATAAACGATCGAAACCTGCTGATTCAGTTGAATTGAAGGTTAAATCCAAGAAGCAAGCAGTTGCTTCTCCAGAAGAATCTCCCTCGGAATCCGGCTCCCCCATTTCTTCCGATTCTGAAATCGATGAAGATAATAATGTTGCTGAAGAAAGTGAGGGCGAGGGAGGAGATGAATTCACTGgttttgaagatgaagacgAGCTAGATAACGAAGAAGAGGACGGAGAAGAAAAGTCCGAggaaagcaagaaaaaatctaaaGATGCTCATGCTAACCAAAAGAAGCTACAAAAGGACCGTAAAGCTTCAAAACCCTTTGCTGATGTTAGCACGAAGGCTAAAACCTTATGGGATAAACTTCGTCAAAAAGGATCAATAAAGGCCGATGAACGCAAAACGTTAGTATCTGAACTTTTTGACATGATCAAGTCAAACGTAAAGCAGATAGTATTCAAGCATGATATGTCCCGTGTTATCCAAACATGTGTCAAGTATGGTTCTAAACAGCAACGCGAAATCATTGCTAGTGAACTTAGTGGTAGCTTTGTTGAACTATGCAAGAGCCCTTACGGAAAATACCTCGCAGTTAAGCTTTTCAAGTATGGAActccaaaaatgaaagaaggaGCTCTAGGAGAATTGTATGGACATGTTACGAAATTGATTAGACACCGAGAAGCTGCCTATGTTGTTGAAGACATTTTCCGTGAATATACCAATCTACAACAACAAACTGCCTTAATTTGCGAGTTTTATGGACCAGAATTTCAAGTTTTTAAGGAAAGAACGCAGGATATGCACATAGACAAGATTTTGCAAGAACACCCTGAGAAGCGTGCAAGCGTCATGAATAACTTATGGAAAACCATTGAGGGCTCAATTGCCAAAGGCTCGATTGGTTTCACAATGGTTCATAGAGCCATGTTAGAGTTTATCCAACATGCTAGCTCAAACGAAGCAAAGGACCTATTGTTAGCTACGAAGGAGCAAATCTACGAGTTTGTGCATACAAGAGATGGTTCACAAGTTGCTATGAAGCTATTCGCCATTGCAAATGCTAAGGACCGTAAGGCCATGCTAAAAGTGTTACGTCCCTATTTTGTAGAAACGGCTAAAGACTCATATGGTCATTTAGTTTTAGTCACCGCTCTAGACTGTACTGATGATACTATTATGACTGGAAAGTTGCTCCAAGCAGAATTTGAAAACGAACTTATCAAGTTATCTGTACATAAATTTTCCCGCAGAGTTTTGTTGTACGTACTAGTTGGCTGGGAAGATGCTCGATACTTCAGTAAAGAGAACCGCACAATGCTAGCTTCTTTAGAACCGCTTAAAGCCGCCACCTCGAAAAAGGATCCAGCTGTGCGTAGAAATGAGTTAAAGGCCGCTATCGGACCTATGTTATTAAATGTGATTAGTAATGCTGCCGGCGAGTTGTTGGCTGAATCTTTGAGCTCTCAAGTGGTTGTTGATACTTTATTGACCGTGCCTGGCGATAAAGAATCTGCAGTCAATGCGGTTTTAAGAGCATTTGAAGGAAACCCCGCTGATGAAACGCATTTGGTACACCAAATTCACTGTTCTCGTGCCTTGAAAACCCTTGTTCAGAACGGACATTGGAATGGAACAGAAAAGCGTGTCGTGAAgtcagaagaagaattagGTGTAGCTGAAGGCTTGAAAGATGTAATCAGTGAACACTTGGTAGAGTGGGCTACTGGAGATGGAGCATTCGTCGTTCTTGCTGTTTTGGAAACgttggatgaaaaagaaagaaagaagttTTTGGACCAGCTGAAGAAGCATCAAAAGACATTGAAGAAGTCAGAATTTCGTGGAAcacaaaaacttttggaaatgctttga
- the dhm1 gene encoding ankyrin repeat protein, producing MATISPNIWIAASDGNAEIVLKHLQNGVSPNQPDENGYTAMHAAASYGHRDLLEILVEHGGDANVNDQDGETPLFVCEKIEVAQDLIEKYKADACAKNNDGLIAAQVVEENGEFPELASYLYTFSDLEPNNGNMPKDTKLEYAQYLSPQEMDEAAGQPLLDQNRKAEIDRILALRESGVNIDDQLREVLQGAFSEHFERNVRSREQ from the exons ATGGCGACAATCAGTCCAAATATATGGATTGCTGCTTCTGACGGCAACGCGGAAATTGTATTG AAACATTTACAAAACGGAGTATCTCCAAATCAACCCGATGAAAATGGATATACTGCTATGCATGCAGCTGCATCTTACG GCCATCGCGATTTACTAGAAATCCTCGTCGAACATGGGGGAGATGCTAATGTTAATGATCAGGACGGAGAGACGCCCTTGTTTGTTTGCGAAAAGATAGAAGTTGCTCAAgatttaattgaaaaatataaagcGGATGCTTGTGCTAAAAACAACGATGGCTTGATTGCCGCGCAAgttgttgaagaaaatgggGAGTTTCCCGAGCTGGCCTCCTACCTTTACACGTTTAGTGATTTAGAACCTAATAATGGCAATATGCCCAAGGATACGAAGTTAGAGTATGCCCAGTACTTAAGTCCTCAGGAAATGGATGAGGCTGCTGGACAGCCTTTGCTTGATCAAAATCGGAAAGCAGAAATAGACCGAATCCTGGCACTTAGAGAAAGCGGCGTCAACATTGATGATCAATTACGTGAAGTACTTCAAGGAGCTTTTTCTGAACATTTTGAAAGGAATGTTCGATCTCGCGAACAATAG
- the rpp103 gene encoding ribosomal protein P1 Rpp103, with protein MSASELATSYAALILADEGIEITSDKLLSLTKAGNVEVEPIWASIFAKALEGKDLKELLLNIGSGAAAAPVAGAPAAAGEAPAEEKKEEPKAEEESDEDMGFGLFD; from the exons ATGTCTGCCTCTGAACTCGCTACCAGTTACGCTGCTCTCATTTTGGCCGACGAGGGAATTGAAATCACC TCCGACAAGCTTTTGTCTTTGACTAAGGCTGGTAATGTTGAAGTTGAACCCATTTGGGCTAGCATCTTTGCTAAGGCCCTTGAAGGCAAAGACCTTAAGGAACTTCTCTTAAACATTGGCTCCGGTGCTGCTGCTGCCCCTGTCGCTGGTGCTCCTGCCGCCGCTGGTGAAGCTCCTGCtgaagagaagaaggaggaaCCCAAGGCTGAGGAAGAATCTGACGAAGACATGGGCTTCGGTTTGTTCGACTAA
- the nsa2 gene encoding ribosome biogenesis protein Nsa2: MPQNEYIEESIRKHGRRFDHEERSRKKSAREAHDASLYSQKVRGLKAKLHQNKRRKEKIQMKKTMKEHEERNTTQRGSEAPAPGAVPTYLLDREQESQAKMLSSAVKQKRKEKAAKYSVPLPQVRGVPEDEMFKVIKTGKSKDKSWKRMITKATFVGDGFTRRPVKYERFIRPMALRQKKANVTHKELGVTMQLPIIGVKKNPQNPTYTQLGVLTKGTIMEVNVSELGLVTSGGKVVWGKYAQITNNPEMDGCVNALLLT; this comes from the exons ATGCCTCAAAACGAGTATATTGAGGAATCAATTCGTAAGCATGGTCGTCGTTTCGATCATGAAGAGAGAAG TCGTAAAAAATCAGCTCGTGAAGCTCACGATGCAAGCCTTTATTCCCAAAAGGTTCGTGGTTTGAAGGCCAAGCTACACCAAAATAAGAGacgtaaagaaaagattcaaatgaagaagac TATGAAGGAGCATGAAGAGCGTAATACCACTCAACGCGGTTCTGAAGCTCCTGCACCCGGTGCTGTTCCTACCTATTTGCTTGATCGTGAACAGGAATCGCAAGCGAAGATGCTCTCTAGTGCCGTTAAGCAAAAGCGTAAGGAAAAGGCTGCCAAATATTCTGTTCCTTTGCCCCAGGTCCGTGGTGTTCCTGAGGACGAAATGTTCAAGGTGATTAAGACCGGTAAAAGTAAGGATAAGTCGTGGAAGCGTATGATTACGAAAGCTACTTTTGTTGGTGATGGCTTCACCCGTCGTCCCGTTAAATATGAGCGTTTCATTCGTCCTATGGCTCTtcgtcaaaagaaagccaaTGTTACGCATAAGGAACTCGGTGTCACAATGCAATTACCCATTATTGGTGTGAAGAAGAACCCCCAAAACCCTACATACACCCAGTTGGGTGTTCTCACCAAGGGTACCATCATGGAGGTCAATGTTAGTGAACTCGGATTGGTAACTTCTGGTGGTAAAGTTGTTTGGGGTAAATATGCACAAATTACCAACAATCCTGAAATGGATGGTTGTGTAAATGCTCTTCTTTTAACTTAA
- the cwf18 gene encoding complexed with Cdc5 protein Cwf18 has product MSSLDESAELRKQRLRELRKIKESQATKEAPDTERKEELIKHRNYDPEAQAPRMGFVEPPRADVTVETISKDIENETKRRIREQESIPEEELDLTTLRPKKPTWDLERDLKERMAILEPKNQNARAYYVRQTIADREKKKQQQQEQERTT; this is encoded by the coding sequence ATGTCTTCGTTGGATGAATCGGCAGAATTGAGAAAACAGCGGTTGCGCGAGTTGcgaaaaattaaagaatcACAAGCAACTAAAGAAGCTCCAGATacggaaagaaaagaggaatTGATAAAACACCGTAATTATGATCCAGAAGCACAGGCTCCTCGTATGGGATTTGTTGAGCCCCCGAGAGCAGACGTTACAGTCGAAACTATATCAAAGGACATcgaaaacgaaacaaaacgaagaaTTCGAGAGCAAGAAAGCATACCTGAGGAAGAGTTAGACTTGACTACGTTAAGGCCAAAGAAGCCTACTTGGGATTTGGAAAGAGACTTAAAAGAGAGGATGGCTATTTTGGAgccaaaaaaccaaaatgcTCGAGCATACTATGTCCGACAAACGATCGCCGatagagaaaagaaaaagcaacaGCAACAAGAACAAGAACGTACAACTTAG
- the apl4 gene encoding AP-1 adaptor complex gamma subunit Apl4, producing the protein MSSLKTFIKAVRASKTTAEENSAIRKESAQIRKNIRQGSADTRMRRRNVAKLLYLYLLGEPTHFGQIECLKLLSSAQFMDKRLGYLGAMLLLDENQEVLTLLTNSLQQDLQSPNKFIVSLALSAFGNIASPELARDLSNIISKLCASSHNYVSKKALLCALRVVQKEPELAELYLLDAEKLLHSKSHGVLMSDISLVMGLCRIHPDLIPRFAEHTDGLIHRLRQLSSNTYSSELNIGNVSDPFLQIKILQILSVFAQHDASVNDRISDILAQVCSNTDSSRNAGNAILYQAVRTILDVDSDSSLRVLGVNILAKFLGNRDNNTRYVALNMLKRVVNTEENAVQRHRSTILSCLYDVDISIQARALELSTFLVNETNVRFMVRELLTYLDTVSDDMRSRTAQYITEVTNAFAPNKRWHFDTLLRVFKSAGNFLSETALSTFLRLIASAPDLHEYAIFKLYAALKDDISQEALIMASLWVIGEYGQYLLSPSMNFDDDTLPKSISEDDILDLVEEVLIGTNFTQATVIQYGLNTLIKLSTRFQSSSSLSKIQRLIEFYGKHRNTEVQQRSVEYQHVIEDPSLDRTVMQSIPAPSPPARITPYQNAEQKLNASKKPVKETEETNDLLDLIGLGGASQAETLINETPSANTTAAYDLANITSVPKKSQVDDILGLFSTPAPAAEPAANTLANSFASLDMSGSNHSQTASTPPQSKQYEPLLVYDKHDVTLSLYPSRDEATKTAIIEARFKNKSIVSRVEKVHLEIAVPKSQKLRLQPLRSTSMDPGMETSQTMRIQGPKDTQVKLRLRISVTREGEAGILDQIDYGKLPSDLLS; encoded by the coding sequence ATGTCAAGTTTGAAGACGTTTATTAAAGCCGTGCGCGCGTCGAAGACGACGGCGGAAGAAAACAGTGCAATTCGTAAAGAATCGGCACAGATACGTAAAAACATTCGCCAAGGATCAGCGGATACGCGAATGCGGAGGAGAAATGTTGCAAAGTTAttgtatttgtatttgttaGGAGAACCGACTCATTTTGGACAAATCGAATGCTTAAAATTGCTTTCAAGTGCCCAGTTTATGGACAAACGATTAGGATACTTGGGTGCTATGCTATTGCTAGacgaaaatcaagaagTTTTAACCTTGCTTACGAATTCCCTTCAACAAGATTTACAATCACCCAACAAATTCATCGTTAGTCTTGCATTGTCGGCTTTTGGCAACATCGCCAGTCCTGAATTGGCTCGTGATCTTTCAAACATTATCTCCAAGCTTTGTGCCAGTTCACATAATTATGTCAGCAAGAAAGCCCTTCTGTGTGCTTTACGTGTGGTACAAAAGGAACCAGAGTTGGCTGAACTGTATCTTTTGGATGctgaaaagcttcttcattcCAAAAGTCACGGTGTACTAATGTCCGATATTTCACTTGTGATGGGATTATGTAGAATCCATCCCGATCTCATTCCCCGTTTTGCTGAGCATACTGATGGCCTCATTCACCGTCTCCGTCAACTTTCTTCCAATACCTATTCATCTGAACTCAATATCGGCAATGTTTCTGACCCctttttgcaaataaaaatactCCAAATATTATCCGTATTCGCACAACACGATGCTTCCGTCAATGATCGCATCAGTGATATATTGGCTCAAGTTTGCAGTAACACAGACTCTTCCCGAAACGCTGGAAATGCAATCCTCTATCAAGCAGTCCGCACCATCTTAGATGTCGATTCGGATAGCAGCCTTCGTGTTTTGGGCGTTAACATTCTCGCAAAATTTTTAGGAAATCGTGATAACAACACCCGGTACGTCGCGCTCAATATGTTGAAGCGTGTCGTAAATACAGAGGAAAACGCTGTTCAACGTCATCGTTCTACTATTCTTTCGTGCCTTTACGACGTTGACATCTCTATTCAAGCTCGCGCTTTAGAACTTTCTACTTTCCTTGTGAATGAAACCAACGTCCGATTTATGGTTCGTGAACTTTTAACGTATTTAGATACCGTATCAGATGATATGCGCTCAAGAACTGCCCAGTATATCACCGAGGTTACAAATGCTTTTGCcccaaacaaaagatggCATTTTGATACACTTTTACGTGTATTTAAAAGTGCAGGTAATTTCCTATCCGAGACTGCTTTATCAACATTTCTTCGATTGATTGCTAGTGCTCCAGACCTCCACGAGTACGCTATTTTCAAACTTTATGCTGCATTGAAAGATGACATTTCCCAAGAGGCCTTAATCATGGCCTCCTTGTGGGTCATTGGTGAGTATGGTCAATATTTATTATCTCCTTCCATGAATTTTGACGATGATACTTTGCCAAAAAGCATATCTGAAGACGATATTTTGGACCTAGTTGAGGAGGTATTGATAGGGACCAACTTCACGCAAGCTACTGTCATTCAGTATGGGCTAAATACTTTGATTAAACTTAGCACTCGTTTTcagtcttcttcttcattatcCAAAATACAAAGGCTAATCGAGTTTTATGGCAAGCATAGAAACACTGAAGTCCAACAGCGCTCAGTTGAGTACCAACATGTTATTGAAGATCCTTCCTTAGACAGAACTGTGATGCAATCCATACCCGCACCTTCTCCGCCAGCACGAATTACTCCTTACCAAAACGCTGAACAAAAACTGAACGCATCTAAAAAACCGGTGAAAGAAACTGAAGAAACTAACGACCTCTTAGACCTTATTGGTTTAGGAGGTGCTTCTCAGGCAGAAACCCTTATCAATGAAACTCCATCTGCTAATACCACTGCAGCTTACGATCTTGCAAATATAACTTCGGTACCGAAAAAGAGTCAAGTTGATGATATTTTAGGGCTATTTAGCACGCCTGCACCTGCAGCAGAACCGGCAGCTAACACTTTAGCCAACAGCTTTGCCTCGTTGGACATGAGTGGCTCTAATCATTCGCAGACAGCCTCTACTCCTCCTCAAAGTAAGCAATACGAACCTCTCCTTGTATATGATAAGCACGATGTTACATTGTCGTTGTATCCTTCAAGAGACGAAGCTACAAAAACTGCTATCATAGAAGCAAGGTTCAAGAATAAAAGCATAGTATCAAGAGTTGAAAAAGTGCATCTTGAAATAGCAGTCCCAAAATCTCAAAAACTACGACTTCAACCTCTTCGATCGACAAGTATGGATCCTGGGATGGAAACTTCTCAGACTATGCGAATTCAAGGACCTAAAGATACCCAGGTCAAGTTGAGGTTGCGGATATCCGTAACTAGAGAAGGCGAAGCTGGAATTCTAGATCAAATTGACTATGGCAAATTACCTTCGGATCTTTTAAGTTAG
- a CDS encoding DUF1773 family protein — protein sequence MEEIAELFANDYNIPPPAQENSAEVNRFLGAFAIEMENKDGRMEIQTPEYKRNELEKFHRICNFARQLNEREEQAPNQPPHWFQSWLNDPNAMTAKVDRLEGRLDRLEMKFDRLEMNFSRSQNIQRRSMGCSANIIPFLHGDQPDDDLPGITSVEDIDRLTRDQCTRYLDGYEIPYNYNETIRLKERLRDAVGLISPYDITFCFSGFQ from the coding sequence atggaagaaataGCAGAATTGTTTGCAAATGATTATAACATTCCGCCACCAGCACAAGAAAACTCTGCAGAAGTAAATAGATTTTTGGGGGCTTTTGCAAttgaaatggaaaacaaagatggACGAATGGAAATACAGACTCCTGAATATAAACGAAATGAACTTGAGAAATTTCATAGGATTTGCAATTTTGCAAGACAATTGaatgaaagagaagaacAAGCTCCAAACCAACCTCCACATTGGTTTCAAAGTTGGTTGAACGACCCAAATGCTATGACGGCAAAAGTTGATAGACTAGAGGGAAGACTTGACAGATTGGAAATGAAATTTGACCGATTGGAGATGAATTTTTCAAGATCACAAAACATTCAGCGAAGATCCATGGGATGTTCAGCCAATATTATTCCATTTTTACATGGTGACCAACCTGATGATGATTTGCCTGGCATTACCTCGGTTGAAGATATAGATCGCTTGACTAGAGACCAATGCACTCGATATCTTGATGGATACGAAATTCCTTACAACTACAATGAAACCATTCGATTGAAAGAACGGCTTCGTGATGCAGTTGGTTTAATTTCCCCGTATGATATAacgttttgtttttctggATTCCAATGA